TCAATATCAAATATGCATGGCCATTTAATTTGAATAAGGTGGCGGGAATGATGAAAGAACAGATAGAAGCGGTCCAAGTGTAAAATTTTAAAAGGAGAACCCAGGGAATAGCCTGGGGGCTTTCCAGTAGATGGGCTTCTGTACGCTGGATACCTGGGTTCTCCGCTTGCAATACTAACATTCTTGATAGAGGCCATCATGAACAGTTTCCCGATAGTCGATATGACAGGAGTATTTTTACTGGCACTGATAACGGGCGGAATGTTCTTTTTCGCGGCGATCATGACTCCCCTGGTATTCACCAAACTCCCGCCGGAGATTTCCGGGCCATTCATTCGGCAGGCCTTTCCGATATACAGTATGGCCATGTCAGGGATGACCCTGGCGGCGGCCTTCTTGCTATGGAGCTACCCAGAGGCGATTCATCTGGTGATCGTGTTTGTTCTTTTTATATGGGCATGGTTGTGGCTGATGCCGAGAATCAATCGATATCGCGATGATCAGTTGCACGGCAACATAAAAGCCGGAAAAACTTTCAACCTTTTACACCGATTGAGTGTGGGAATCAACCTGGCGCAAATGGTGATGGTTGGCTTTGTCCTGGTTCGAGTCGTTATTCAAGTCTGATTAATTGCGAAAACTTTAGAAATTCAACTTAAATAAATCATGTCTATTAAACCTAAATCTCGCTTTGATTTTTATTTTGCTGGCTTTGTTCTTTTGATTTTTTTTGCAAGCAGTTGCTCAAGCGTGCCTAGGAAATCATCACCAGAGCTACAAGTCGTTCCCTATGTGGATGTGGAGCGCTATCTTGGCAAATGGTATGAAATCGCCCGCTACCCGCATTACTTTCAGGATGGATGCTTTAACTCGACCGCTTTCTATAAAAAGTTGGATGATGGCAACATCAAAGTCATCAACCAATGTCGGAAAGGCAGTCCGCAAGGTGAAATAGAAGAAGCTATCGGCAAAGCCACTATCGCGGATAAAGAAACCAACTCCAAACTAAAAGTTCAGTTTTTCTGGCCTTTTTCAGGAAACTACTGGATCATTGACCTGGATAAGGATTATCAGTATGCCGTGGTCAGCGAACCCAACAGGCAATACCTTTGGATCCTGAGTCGTTCGCCCCAAATGGCCCAAAATACTATTGACATGTTGAAAGAGAAAATCAGAGGGAAAGGTTTTGATCTAGCCTATCTGGAAATCACATCGGAATAAATTTCATGAATATATTTGTTCTTGATGAAAACCCTGAAACGTGCGCTCGGTATCCTTGTGACAAACATAAGGTTCTGTTAGGAGAAATGGCCAAGATTCTTCTGGCAAGCCAAAATGTCTCAGCAGAAAAAATTATTAAAGCAGGTTTCTAGTATTCATATCCAGAATTAAACTCGGCACTAAAAGAGATCACAGATCAAAATTACTACCTTTTAGAAATGGAGCAATGGATTCCCCAACCTTTGGACAAAACCTTTTTATTTTTTGATGTTCTAGGTTTTGTTCTCTGATAAAGAAATGAGAAAA
The nucleotide sequence above comes from Nitrospinota bacterium. Encoded proteins:
- a CDS encoding lipocalin family protein, whose product is MPRKSSPELQVVPYVDVERYLGKWYEIARYPHYFQDGCFNSTAFYKKLDDGNIKVINQCRKGSPQGEIEEAIGKATIADKETNSKLKVQFFWPFSGNYWIIDLDKDYQYAVVSEPNRQYLWILSRSPQMAQNTIDMLKEKIRGKGFDLAYLEITSE
- a CDS encoding DUF4149 domain-containing protein, coding for MNSFPIVDMTGVFLLALITGGMFFFAAIMTPLVFTKLPPEISGPFIRQAFPIYSMAMSGMTLAAAFLLWSYPEAIHLVIVFVLFIWAWLWLMPRINRYRDDQLHGNIKAGKTFNLLHRLSVGINLAQMVMVGFVLVRVVIQV
- a CDS encoding DUF1731 domain-containing protein; this translates as MNIFVLDENPETCARYPCDKHKVLLGEMAKILLASQNVSAEKIIKAGF